DNA from Krasilnikovia cinnamomea:
GCCGATCGCCATGGAGCAGGGCCTGAAGTTCGCGATCCGCGAGGGTGGCCGCACCGTCGGCGCCGGAACGGTCACGAAGATCAACAAGTGAGTACGGTGACCCCGATTAGCGTTGCCGCAGTGAATACGGCATACTAGTCAGGTTGCGTCCGCGCAGGGTGGTTGGCAGTTCGAAACTCCGATAGGGGCCAAGTCTCCGAGAGGGGTTCGGCTGCCAACCGCCCTCGCCCGGTGTCCGGCGCGTGCTTCGGCCGCCGGCACCCTGATCCCCGCGATCACACCGATCGCTCCAGCGTGCTGGGGCGGAGCTCGGTTTCGGCGCGCGACACGCCCGACCGCGGGGGTCGGACATCGCAGGATCGACGGTCCTGCGGGCATGCGAGGGCCACCCGCTTTCGCACGTAGCGGCATCGAGAGAAGGAAACAGAAGCCACCATGGCGGGACAGAAGATCCGCATCCGGCTCAAGGCCTATGACCACGAGGTCGTCGACTCCTCGGCGCGAAAGATCGTCGAGACGGTGACGCGTACCGGGGCGCAGGTTGCAGGCCCGGTGCCGCTGCCCACGGAGATCAACCGTTTCTGCGTGATCCGT
Protein-coding regions in this window:
- the rpsJ gene encoding 30S ribosomal protein S10; this translates as MAGQKIRIRLKAYDHEVVDSSARKIVETVTRTGAQVAGPVPLPTEINRFCVIRSPHKYKDSREHFEMRTHKRLIDIIDPTPKTVDSLMRLDLPAGVDIEIKL